One window of the Deltaproteobacteria bacterium genome contains the following:
- a CDS encoding GTP pyrophosphokinase: MIRLNDILDGIHSYLPDADTSLVEKAYVYSAKVHAGQTRLSGEPYLSHPLATAYILTRLHLDLASIAAGLLHDTLEDTLTSFEELEEMFGKDVAQIVDGVTKLSKIRFESQIQKQAENTRKMILAISKDIRVLLVKLADRLHNMRTLEYQKEHKRVKIARETLDIYAPLAGRLGIGWIKSELEDLAFLNIYPEEYQRLQKEVEARLSRRKAYVDEVKDLIAGKMADFGLSCKVLGRPKHLYSIFRKMRTRKIPLEEIYDLIAFRIIMKSAKECYEALGIVHSLWKPIPGRFKDYISLPKTNMYQSLHTTVIGPYGERMEIQIRTEEMDIVANEGIAAHWLYKEGTIVSKEKARQFDWLFQLIEWQKELDDPREFIESVKMDLFPNEVYVFTPKGEVKEFPRGATPIDFAYAIHTEIGNHCAGAKVNGRIVPLKYQFHNGEMVEIITSDKHFPNRDWLKFAKTSRARAKIRQWIKTEEKGKSLALGRDLCAREFKRHGLDFSDFIKTKSAEVAKALSFKTPEDMFIAAGYGKIAPSQIIRKLRAGQPEEYKPEEKESRVKKFTDKTEPQGILIHGLDDIMIHLGKCCTPVPGDEVVGYITRGRGVTVHRENCSNIRNLDSDRRVEITWAYADGATYPAGIRVSTVDQKGMLAAVSNAISAGEANILEAKVATTPDYAAVLDFVIAVKNRMQLRKILSSIRKLEGVKLAERTSPG, from the coding sequence GTGATCCGTCTCAACGACATACTTGACGGGATCCATTCCTACCTCCCGGATGCAGACACCAGTCTGGTAGAAAAGGCCTATGTATATTCCGCCAAGGTCCATGCCGGGCAGACAAGGCTTTCCGGCGAACCCTATCTCTCGCATCCGCTGGCAACGGCCTATATTCTGACACGCTTGCATCTGGACCTGGCCAGCATAGCAGCCGGTCTCCTGCATGACACATTAGAAGATACCCTTACCTCTTTTGAGGAACTGGAGGAGATGTTCGGCAAAGACGTGGCCCAGATCGTGGATGGGGTTACAAAGCTCAGCAAAATCCGGTTCGAGAGCCAGATCCAAAAGCAGGCGGAAAACACCCGCAAGATGATCCTTGCCATTTCAAAGGACATCCGGGTCCTGCTGGTAAAGCTTGCCGACAGGCTCCATAACATGCGCACCCTGGAGTATCAGAAGGAGCATAAAAGAGTCAAGATCGCCAGGGAGACCCTGGATATCTATGCCCCCCTGGCAGGTCGTCTCGGGATCGGCTGGATCAAAAGCGAACTTGAGGATCTGGCCTTTCTGAATATCTATCCTGAAGAATACCAAAGGCTCCAAAAAGAAGTAGAGGCCCGCCTGAGCAGGAGAAAGGCCTATGTGGATGAAGTCAAGGATCTCATAGCCGGGAAGATGGCTGATTTCGGTCTTTCATGCAAGGTACTCGGAAGACCCAAACACCTCTATAGTATCTTCCGGAAGATGCGTACAAGAAAAATACCCCTTGAAGAGATCTATGATCTGATAGCCTTCAGGATCATTATGAAAAGTGCCAAGGAGTGCTATGAGGCCCTTGGAATCGTTCATTCGCTCTGGAAACCGATTCCGGGACGTTTCAAAGATTACATCAGTCTTCCAAAGACCAACATGTATCAATCCCTCCACACCACTGTTATAGGTCCCTATGGCGAGAGAATGGAGATCCAGATCCGCACCGAGGAGATGGACATTGTGGCGAATGAAGGCATTGCCGCCCACTGGCTGTATAAAGAGGGGACAATAGTCAGCAAGGAAAAGGCACGCCAGTTCGACTGGCTTTTTCAGCTCATAGAGTGGCAGAAGGAGCTGGATGATCCAAGGGAATTCATTGAGTCGGTGAAGATGGATCTCTTTCCCAACGAAGTATATGTGTTCACTCCAAAAGGAGAGGTTAAGGAGTTTCCCCGGGGAGCCACTCCGATAGACTTTGCCTATGCAATCCATACCGAGATAGGGAACCATTGTGCAGGGGCCAAGGTAAACGGCAGAATCGTGCCCTTGAAATATCAATTCCATAACGGGGAAATGGTAGAGATAATTACATCCGATAAGCACTTCCCCAACAGGGATTGGCTTAAGTTTGCCAAGACCAGCAGGGCCCGGGCAAAGATCCGCCAGTGGATAAAAACAGAAGAAAAGGGAAAGAGCCTTGCCCTGGGAAGGGACCTTTGTGCCAGGGAATTCAAGAGGCACGGGTTGGACTTCAGCGATTTTATAAAGACCAAAAGTGCTGAAGTTGCCAAGGCGCTGTCTTTCAAGACCCCGGAGGATATGTTTATTGCAGCCGGATACGGCAAGATTGCCCCTTCTCAGATAATCAGAAAGCTGCGGGCAGGACAACCTGAAGAATATAAACCGGAAGAAAAGGAATCAAGGGTAAAGAAATTTACCGACAAGACAGAGCCGCAGGGCATCCTGATTCATGGTCTTGATGATATCATGATCCACCTGGGCAAATGCTGCACACCGGTTCCGGGAGACGAGGTTGTCGGCTATATAACAAGGGGAAGAGGAGTTACAGTCCATAGAGAAAATTGCTCTAATATCCGTAACCTGGATTCAGACAGGCGTGTAGAGATTACATGGGCATATGCTGATGGAGCCACTTATCCTGCCGGGATCCGGGTCAGTACGGTCGACCAAAAAGGCATGCTGGCCGCAGTCAGTAATGCAATAAGTGCCGGAGAGGCAAATATCCTGGAGGCAAAGGTTGCCACGACTCCGGATTATGCTGCCGTTCTTGACTTTGTCATTGCGGTGAAAAACCGGATGCAACTGAGGAAAATCCTCTCAAGCATAAGGAAGCTTGAGGGTGTAAAGCTTGCTGAGCGCACTTCTCCAGGATAA
- the rpmB gene encoding 50S ribosomal protein L28: MSKVCEICGKRPVTGCNVSHANNHTRRRWLPNLQRVRAVVNGQIKRIRVCTHCIRSGRVIKPS, encoded by the coding sequence ATGTCTAAGGTATGTGAAATATGTGGTAAACGCCCGGTCACCGGTTGCAACGTAAGTCATGCAAATAATCATACCCGTAGGCGCTGGCTGCCAAATCTGCAAAGGGTCAGGGCGGTTGTTAACGGGCAAATAAAACGCATTCGTGTCTGCACCCATTGTATTCGCTCCGGCAGAGTAATAAAACCCTCATAA
- a CDS encoding response regulator, with translation MSKKILIVDDEPDIITFVGAVLEENGYTSISAKNGVEGLELLRTEKPDLVLLDLMMPKKSGITMFQELRSDPDMSHTPVVVVTGVSEVTGVDFRDFMYKKPMADEEKFVETTGLTKYTVPDGYIEKPIDPDELIKAIKNALKE, from the coding sequence ATGTCCAAGAAGATCTTAATCGTCGATGATGAGCCTGACATTATTACGTTTGTTGGTGCGGTTCTTGAGGAGAACGGCTACACAAGTATCAGTGCAAAGAACGGGGTTGAGGGCCTGGAGTTACTGCGAACGGAAAAACCGGATCTGGTACTCCTCGATTTGATGATGCCGAAGAAAAGCGGCATCACCATGTTCCAGGAATTGAGAAGTGATCCGGACATGAGCCATACTCCCGTAGTGGTGGTAACAGGTGTCTCTGAAGTAACAGGTGTTGATTTCAGAGATTTCATGTACAAGAAGCCGATGGCCGATGAGGAAAAGTTTGTGGAGACCACTGGGTTAACAAAGTATACTGTACCTGATGGTTATATTGAAAAACCGATTGACCCGGATGAGTTAATTAAGGCCATTAAGAATGCCTTAAAAGAATAA